The window CAGAGATCCACGCCGAACCCGTATCAGGACAGCCGATGTGCGTGGTACGGTAACGCCCCCAATCAGTCTACACCGTAAAAATAAAAGACCGCGCGGCCAGCACCGCTGCGGTCTTCACGTGCGTTTGCGCCCGACTTGAGACATGCGGCGGGGAAAACCTGACGTTATCTTCCTTCAAACTGCTTAATATTATTCGCAACAAAGATAGCGTTAAATTCATGGACATCATAATTAGCTAAATCTAACGGGTAATAGACATCCTCGGCGAGGATTTTCTCTAAAGCTTCCCGATTTTCCGCCTGTGCAATAATGACCCCCGCGTGCTCTTTATCTTGATAAGGGCCAAGAATTAAAAAATTGCCTTCTTTGAAATATTTGGCGAACCAGTGACGATGCTGTTCGAAACGCTGATCCGCTGTCTTGTCATCAGTATGGCTGTCTTTTAGAGAAATATTAATCAGGAACATATCGCCACCTCAAAGGCTGTTTATTTTTTCGATGAGTTTTTCTGCATGCGCTAGCGCACGTACCCGCATATCAACGCGCTGCTCTTCGTTTTTAGCAATATAAGAGAGATTTCCCGTATATATATGCCCCGCCCATTCCATTCTACAGAGATTAGCAAACTGCTTGAGCGGCGGAAGGAAATCCTCTATTGGATAGTTTTGTATTCCACCATATTGATACATGCTTTCTGGCGCGCCCGATGTAAAGGAAAGGAGTAGTTTCTTTCCCTTCACTTTATCGCCAGTAGCGCCATGTGAAAAACCATGAACAAATACATCTTCAATCCA is drawn from Pectobacterium aroidearum and contains these coding sequences:
- a CDS encoding YciI family protein, coding for MFLINISLKDSHTDDKTADQRFEQHRHWFAKYFKEGNFLILGPYQDKEHAGVIIAQAENREALEKILAEDVYYPLDLANYDVHEFNAIFVANNIKQFEGR
- a CDS encoding NAD(P)H-dependent oxidoreductase, with the protein product MKNVLIISGHTDLDNSFANKIILDNLEQTLPDARQIHLDKLYPSYVFDIPKEQERLMNADIIVLQFPFFWYGVPSLMKKWIEDVFVHGFSHGATGDKVKGKKLLLSFTSGAPESMYQYGGIQNYPIEDFLPPLKQFANLCRMEWAGHIYTGNLSYIAKNEEQRVDMRVRALAHAEKLIEKINSL